In Triticum aestivum cultivar Chinese Spring chromosome 5B, IWGSC CS RefSeq v2.1, whole genome shotgun sequence, the following proteins share a genomic window:
- the LOC123110367 gene encoding release factor glutamine methyltransferase, producing MLSLSARPILSAFLLPKPKPRRLLLLLRPLHSSASASALTPPTPRTTTPDLPEDADPTPLFLRPPTHPVPEASLAAFRRRAAALVPPSAPHLHRHLRWLLADASAPAPSSADPSAPHLLRAPLDELEALWLRHVRDRRPFQYVVGNEHWKDLVVAVRDGVLIPRPETEAVVDMVAAVEGFQDGWWADLGTGSGAIAVAVARMLGPGGRVFATDVSKVAVEVARLNVQRYGVQDKVEIRRGSWFEPLEDVKGKLMGVISNPPYIPTDDLPGLQPEVGWHEPKLALDGGKDGLDHLLHLCEGLSSALMPGGFFVFETNGNKQSEFLVDFISTKWSSSFCDVEAVLDFADIKRFVRGYRR from the exons ATGCTCTCGCTGTCCGCCCGACCCATcctctccgccttcctcctccccaAGCCcaaaccccgccgcctcctcctcctcctcagacccctccactcctccgcctccgcctccgcgctGACGCCGCCCACCCCGCGTACCACCACTCCCGACCTCCCGGAGGACGCAGACCCCACGCCGCTCTTCCTCCGCCCTCCGACCCACCCCGTCCCGGAGGCCTCACTCGCCGCCTTCCGCCGCCGGGCCGCCGCGCTCGTCCCGCCCTCGGCTCCGCACCTCCACCGCCACCTCCGCTGGCTCCTCGCCGACGCCTCCGCCCCCGCCCCGTCCAGCGCCGACCCGTCGGCGCCCCACCTCCTCCGCGCGCCCCTCGATGAGCTCGAGGCTCTGTGGCTCCGCCACGTCCGGGACAGGCGCCCGTTCCAGTACGTGGTCGGGAACGAGCACTGGAAGGACCTGGTGGTCGCGGTCCGGGACGGCGTGCTCATCCCGCGGCCCGAGACGGAGGCCGTCGTGGACATGGTCGCGGCGGTCGAGGGGTTCCAGGACGGGTGGTGGGCGGACCTCGGGACCGGCAGCGGCGCCATCGCCGTGGCCGTGGCCAGGATGCTGGGACCCGGGGGGAGGGTGTTCGCCACCGACGTCAGCAAGGTCGCTGTTGAGGTCGCGCGGCTCAACGTCCAGAGGTACGGGGTGCAG GATAAAGTTGAGATAAGGCGCGGCTCATGGTTTGAACCTCTAGAAGATGTCAAAGGAAAACTGATGGGTGTCATTAGTAACCCTCCATACATACCAACTGATGATCTACCTGGCCTGCAACCTGAAGTTGGTTGGCATGAACCAAAATTGGCACTTGATGGAGGCAAAGATGGCCTTGATCATTTGCTTCATCTATGTGAAGGATTATCTTCGGCACTGATGCCTGGTGGTTTCTTTGTTTTTGAG ACAAATGGCAACAAGCAGTCAGAGTTTCTTGTCGACTTCATTAGTACAAAGTGGAGCTCATCTTTTTGCGACGTGGAGGCAGTTTTAGACTTTGCAGACATCAAACGTTTTGTAAGAGGGTACCGCAGATGA